One stretch of Amycolatopsis sp. NBC_00345 DNA includes these proteins:
- a CDS encoding PDR/VanB family oxidoreductase has product MNTPDFPARLDGSGRRDRLMSTLIGVTAAYRRLADRSGRSRPPVREVDRNLELLVGAVREEADGVVSLRLTRPAGGPLPDWRPGAHLDLLLPSGLLRQYSLCGDPGDSSYYRVAVRRIGAASAEVHSLRPGTKVVVRGPRNAFPFVAAPDYLFVAGGIGITPILPMVRRAAASGAGWRLVYTGRDRASMPFLDELADLDGDRVWIRPDTEYGIPASGAELLEGVPDGASVYCCGPVPMITGVRVDLALTGAAAVYFERFSTPPIVGGQPYRVRLRRTGVTLDVPADRSTLDVVRELLPDVPYSCRQGFCGTCAVPTPDGGSVRICVDRGPAVLEL; this is encoded by the coding sequence GTGAACACGCCCGACTTCCCGGCGAGGCTCGACGGCAGCGGGCGGCGCGACCGGCTGATGTCCACGCTGATCGGGGTGACCGCGGCCTACCGCCGGCTCGCGGACCGTTCCGGCCGCAGCCGCCCGCCCGTGCGCGAGGTGGACCGGAACCTGGAACTGCTGGTGGGGGCCGTGCGCGAAGAGGCCGACGGGGTGGTCAGCCTGCGGCTGACGCGCCCGGCCGGCGGGCCGCTGCCGGACTGGCGGCCGGGCGCGCACCTGGACCTGCTGCTGCCCTCGGGCCTGCTGCGGCAGTACTCGCTGTGCGGCGACCCCGGCGACTCGTCGTACTACCGCGTGGCGGTGCGGCGGATCGGGGCGGCGTCGGCGGAGGTGCACTCGCTGCGGCCGGGCACGAAGGTGGTGGTGCGCGGGCCGCGCAACGCGTTCCCGTTCGTTGCAGCGCCGGACTACCTGTTCGTGGCCGGCGGCATCGGGATCACGCCGATCCTGCCGATGGTGCGCCGCGCGGCCGCGAGCGGCGCCGGCTGGCGGCTCGTCTACACCGGACGGGACCGCGCGTCGATGCCGTTCCTCGACGAGCTGGCGGACCTGGACGGCGACCGCGTGTGGATCCGGCCGGACACGGAGTACGGGATCCCCGCGTCGGGCGCGGAACTGCTGGAGGGCGTGCCGGACGGCGCCTCGGTGTACTGCTGCGGGCCGGTGCCGATGATCACCGGCGTGCGCGTGGACCTGGCGCTCACGGGCGCCGCGGCGGTGTACTTCGAGCGGTTCTCGACGCCGCCGATCGTCGGCGGGCAGCCGTACCGGGTGCGGCTGCGGCGCACCGGCGTGACGCTGGACGTGCCCGCGGACCGCTCGACCCTGGACGTGGTCCGCGAGCTGCTGCCGGACGTGCCGTACTCGTGCCGTCAGGGCTTCTGCGGCACCTGCGCGGTGCCCACCCCGGACGGCGGATCGGTGCGGATCTGCGTGGACCGCGGACCCGCCGTCCTGGAGTTGTGA
- a CDS encoding YciI family protein has translation MAWYLVEIRYVQEKLADVRPRHREYLSGHAAEGRVAVAGPLGDGTGGLTLWQAEDEAALTELINADPYYLEGVVAERTVREFKPVLGAWVPQA, from the coding sequence ATGGCCTGGTACCTCGTCGAAATCCGTTACGTACAGGAGAAGCTGGCCGACGTCCGGCCCCGTCACCGCGAGTACCTGTCCGGCCACGCCGCCGAGGGCCGGGTCGCCGTCGCGGGCCCGCTCGGCGACGGCACCGGCGGCCTCACGCTCTGGCAGGCCGAGGACGAGGCCGCGCTCACCGAATTGATCAACGCCGACCCGTACTACCTCGAAGGCGTGGTCGCCGAGCGCACGGTGCGCGAGTTCAAGCCCGTGCTCGGGGCCTGGGTGCCGCAGGCCTAG
- a CDS encoding SigE family RNA polymerase sigma factor, with protein sequence MLEGNAERSVEATLGHLRTIDGPVAAQPPAAPLNLEDLYRQHRMRLVRLAILLVDEPATAEDVVQEAFTGLHRNWGRLRDAAAAVGYLRTAVVNGSRSVLRRRKTAREYVPPHAVNARSAESLAMLSSEHQAVVSALSKLPPRQREVLVLRYYGGLSEAEISEAAGISKGTVKSTASRALEALQKAMQTQK encoded by the coding sequence ATGCTGGAGGGCAACGCGGAACGCAGCGTCGAGGCGACCCTCGGCCACCTGCGGACCATCGACGGACCGGTAGCGGCGCAGCCGCCTGCCGCGCCACTGAACCTCGAGGACCTGTACCGCCAGCACCGGATGCGGCTGGTCCGGCTGGCGATCCTGCTGGTCGACGAGCCGGCCACGGCCGAGGACGTCGTGCAGGAGGCCTTCACCGGGCTGCACCGCAACTGGGGACGGCTGCGCGACGCGGCCGCGGCCGTCGGCTACCTGCGCACCGCCGTGGTCAACGGGTCGCGCAGCGTGCTGCGCCGGCGCAAGACGGCGCGCGAGTACGTGCCGCCGCACGCGGTGAACGCGCGGTCCGCGGAGAGCCTCGCGATGCTGTCCAGCGAGCACCAGGCCGTGGTCAGCGCGCTTTCGAAGCTGCCGCCGCGCCAGCGTGAGGTGCTGGTGCTGCGCTACTACGGCGGGCTGAGCGAGGCCGAGATCTCCGAGGCCGCCGGCATCTCCAAGGGCACGGTCAAATCGACCGCCAGCCGGGCCCTGGAGGCACTGCAGAAGGCCATGCAGACCCAGAAGTGA
- the nagA gene encoding N-acetylglucosamine-6-phosphate deacetylase, with product MLDDVKHAADFVITGGRVAAPDRVLDDGWLSVADGRIAAVGTGTPPGGPDLQRIDVGGALVVPGFIDTHCHGGGGGSFSTLDPDEMLTAVRAHRRHGTTTTLASLVSDPVDLLTEQIAALRELVQDGELAGIHLEGPFISRARCGAHDPNTLLEPDTGTVEKLLRAGHGAIRMVTLAPELNGGVKAVRQLAESGVTAAIGHTDGVADQLVPAIDAGATVATHLFNGMRPLHHREPGPVGVLLDDERVTVELICDLVHLHPTVVRLAASHAGRGRTVLITDAMSATDAADGRYTLGRLEVDVHDGVATLADNGSLAGSTLTMDNAFRNLVKGAKLGVLDAVRATSGRPAELLGVADRTGSLRPGLTADVVVLDDDLRPVKVLRRGEWVAEVGRATLST from the coding sequence ATGCTGGACGACGTGAAGCACGCCGCAGACTTCGTCATCACGGGTGGCCGGGTCGCCGCCCCGGACCGCGTACTCGACGACGGCTGGCTGTCCGTCGCCGACGGGCGGATCGCCGCAGTGGGCACGGGCACGCCTCCGGGCGGCCCCGATCTCCAGCGCATCGACGTGGGCGGGGCGCTGGTCGTCCCCGGGTTCATCGACACGCACTGCCACGGTGGTGGCGGTGGCTCGTTCTCCACGCTGGACCCGGACGAGATGCTCACCGCGGTGCGCGCGCACCGGCGGCACGGCACCACGACCACGCTGGCCAGCCTGGTGTCCGACCCCGTCGACCTGCTGACGGAGCAGATCGCGGCCCTGCGTGAGCTGGTGCAGGACGGCGAGCTGGCCGGCATCCACCTGGAGGGGCCGTTCATCTCGCGCGCCCGCTGCGGCGCCCACGACCCGAACACGCTGCTCGAACCGGACACCGGCACGGTGGAGAAGCTGCTGCGCGCCGGCCATGGCGCGATCCGGATGGTCACGCTCGCGCCGGAGCTGAACGGCGGCGTCAAGGCCGTCCGGCAGCTCGCGGAGTCGGGTGTGACCGCGGCGATCGGGCACACCGACGGTGTCGCCGACCAGCTGGTCCCGGCCATCGACGCGGGCGCCACCGTGGCCACGCACCTGTTCAACGGCATGCGCCCGCTGCACCACCGCGAGCCGGGCCCGGTGGGCGTGCTGCTGGACGACGAGCGCGTCACGGTCGAGCTGATCTGCGACCTCGTCCACCTGCACCCGACCGTGGTGCGGCTGGCCGCGTCGCACGCCGGCCGCGGCCGCACGGTGCTCATCACCGACGCCATGTCGGCCACCGACGCCGCCGACGGCCGCTACACGCTGGGCCGCCTGGAGGTCGACGTCCACGACGGCGTCGCCACCCTCGCCGACAACGGCTCGCTGGCCGGCAGCACCTTGACGATGGACAACGCCTTCCGCAACCTGGTGAAGGGTGCGAAACTCGGTGTCCTCGACGCCGTCCGGGCGACCTCCGGACGTCCCGCCGAGCTGTTGGGCGTCGCGGACCGGACGGGCTCGCTGCGCCCCGGCCTGACGGCCGACGTGGTCGTCCTGGACGACGACCTGCGCCCGGTGAAGGTGCTCCGCCGGGGCGAATGGGTCGCCGAGGTCGGCCGGGCTACCTTGAGCACGTAA
- a CDS encoding DedA family protein, whose translation MILAQSTVTTMSLLPSWLDPQHLLTGLTAPVIAVLCLIIFIESSIFPVLPGDSLLFTAGLFIANDTLQAPLWLVCVLVTVAALLGNVCGYYLGYFVGPKLFNRPDSKFFKKEYVDKTHAFLDHHGPKAVVLARFVPFVRTFITWIAGVGRMDPKRYFTYTVLGGILWAAGITVLGSLLGNIGFIRDNVDAIFVVIVLVSVVPIGLEYLKSRREKKARGDAAAETPAEVTQRIPRVRD comes from the coding sequence GTGATTCTCGCCCAGAGCACAGTGACAACCATGTCCCTCCTGCCGTCGTGGCTGGACCCGCAGCACCTGCTGACCGGGCTCACCGCGCCGGTCATCGCCGTGCTCTGCCTGATCATCTTCATCGAGAGCAGCATTTTCCCGGTTCTGCCGGGCGATTCGCTGCTGTTCACCGCCGGGCTGTTCATCGCGAACGACACCCTGCAGGCGCCGCTGTGGCTGGTCTGCGTGCTGGTGACGGTCGCGGCGCTGCTCGGCAACGTCTGCGGCTACTACCTCGGCTACTTCGTCGGCCCGAAGCTGTTCAACCGGCCGGATTCGAAGTTCTTCAAGAAGGAGTACGTCGACAAGACACACGCCTTCCTCGACCACCACGGGCCCAAGGCCGTCGTGCTGGCGCGGTTCGTGCCGTTCGTCCGGACGTTCATCACCTGGATCGCCGGCGTCGGCCGCATGGACCCGAAGCGCTACTTCACGTACACGGTGCTGGGCGGCATCCTGTGGGCGGCCGGCATCACGGTGCTGGGCTCGCTGCTGGGCAACATCGGCTTCATCCGCGACAACGTCGACGCCATCTTCGTGGTGATCGTGCTCGTGTCGGTCGTCCCGATCGGCCTGGAGTACCTCAAGAGCCGCCGCGAGAAGAAGGCGCGCGGGGACGCGGCAGCCGAGACCCCGGCCGAGGTCACGCAGCGGATCCCGCGCGTGCGCGACTGA
- a CDS encoding FAD-binding oxidoreductase encodes MSYEALVQRLRDELGKDAVLTDADVTDSYSRDMMPLAPVGKPLAVVLPVDTAGVQAVVKACAEAEVPIVPRGAGSGLSGAANAIDGCVVLVLTKLNEIVEVDAGNRLAVVQPGVVNLDFRNAVEKHGLFYPPDPSSYDWCTIGGNLSTNAGGLCCVKYGVTTDSVLGLEVVLADGSLLKTGRRTVKGVAGYDLTKLFVGSEGTLGVITQATVALKPLPQAPATFVAGFSTTEAAGEAVARVVREGLVPSLLEIMDAASIKASETYLKTDLGAGSDCRALLLAQSDAGGEAARRELAALEQICTDCGADLAYATEDLEEGKMLLQARRVVLTALETYGTWLTDDVCVPRTRIAELIHGCEQVSEKVGLKIAVVGHAGDGNMHPTIVYSPDSEDEFARAQQAFDEILEIGLALGGTVTGEHGVGKIKRDWLVREIGPVGLRVHRQIKQALDPGNLFNPGSMFSMTD; translated from the coding sequence ATGAGTTATGAGGCCCTGGTCCAGCGACTTCGTGACGAGCTCGGCAAGGACGCCGTGCTCACCGACGCCGACGTCACCGACAGCTACTCGCGCGACATGATGCCGCTGGCCCCCGTCGGGAAGCCGCTGGCGGTGGTGCTGCCCGTCGACACCGCGGGGGTGCAGGCCGTGGTCAAGGCGTGCGCCGAGGCGGAGGTCCCGATCGTGCCGCGCGGCGCGGGCAGCGGGCTTTCCGGCGCGGCCAACGCGATCGACGGCTGTGTGGTGCTCGTGCTGACCAAGCTCAACGAGATCGTCGAGGTCGACGCGGGCAACCGGCTCGCCGTGGTGCAGCCCGGCGTGGTCAACCTGGACTTCCGCAACGCCGTCGAGAAGCACGGCCTGTTCTATCCGCCGGACCCGTCGAGCTACGACTGGTGCACCATCGGCGGCAACCTCTCCACCAACGCCGGCGGGCTGTGCTGCGTCAAATACGGCGTCACCACCGACTCCGTGCTCGGGCTGGAAGTCGTGCTGGCCGACGGTTCGCTGCTCAAGACCGGGCGCCGCACGGTGAAGGGCGTGGCGGGATACGACCTGACGAAGCTGTTCGTCGGCAGTGAGGGCACGCTCGGCGTGATCACGCAGGCGACTGTCGCGCTGAAGCCGTTGCCGCAGGCGCCCGCGACGTTCGTGGCTGGGTTCAGCACCACCGAGGCGGCGGGTGAGGCCGTCGCGCGCGTGGTGCGGGAGGGGCTTGTGCCGTCGCTGCTGGAGATCATGGACGCGGCGTCGATCAAGGCGTCGGAGACCTACCTGAAGACCGACCTCGGCGCCGGCTCCGATTGCCGCGCCCTGCTGCTCGCCCAGTCCGACGCCGGTGGCGAGGCCGCCCGACGCGAACTCGCCGCGCTGGAGCAGATCTGCACCGACTGCGGCGCCGATCTCGCGTACGCCACCGAGGACCTCGAAGAGGGCAAGATGCTGCTGCAGGCGCGACGGGTGGTGCTCACCGCGCTGGAGACGTACGGGACCTGGCTGACCGACGACGTCTGCGTGCCGCGCACGCGCATCGCGGAGCTGATCCACGGTTGCGAGCAGGTCAGCGAGAAGGTGGGCCTGAAGATCGCCGTCGTCGGGCACGCGGGTGACGGCAACATGCATCCCACGATCGTCTACTCACCCGACTCCGAGGACGAGTTCGCGCGCGCCCAGCAGGCGTTCGACGAGATCCTGGAGATCGGCCTCGCGCTGGGCGGCACCGTCACCGGCGAGCACGGCGTCGGCAAGATCAAGCGCGACTGGCTCGTGCGCGAGATCGGCCCGGTCGGCCTGCGGGTGCACCGGCAGATCAAGCAGGCGCTGGACCCGGGGAACCTGTTCAACCCGGGCTCGATGTTCTCGATGACGGACTGA
- a CDS encoding MFS transporter, translated as MERRGQWWALAVLVLPVLLISVDATVLGFALPYLSEDLGPTGAEQLWIVDVYSFVLAGLLVFMGTLGDRIGRRRLLLAGAVAFGLASVLAAFATSSMMLILARALLGVGGATLMPSTLSLIRSIFTDDRRRRTAVGVWSAAFSGGMAVGPVVGGWLLEHFWWGSVFLINVPVMLVLLVAGPLLLPEHRDPNPGRFDFLSALLSLGAMLPVVYGVKIAATSGFTWSAAVAIVVGLGLGVLFVRRQRRLERPMLDLALFSNRMFTASVVTNLLGVFALVGLLFLVPQYLQLVLGLSPITAALWMLPATVAGIAGALLAVRLARRVRVPVLVSVGLLLGAAGFLMLTAIGTTAGLAAVVVAFVLVGGGVALSETLTNDLVISAAPVDRAGAASAISETGYELGGALGTALLGSLATAVYQSGLAGSLNAAPHDAAMDTAVAAAHDTLGGAVAAAGSLPAPAAEALVTSAREAFVSGLHVTAWAGAAILVYTAVQAYFLLTRGRRRNSSSKEAPLPV; from the coding sequence ATGGAGAGGCGCGGGCAGTGGTGGGCACTGGCGGTATTGGTGCTGCCGGTATTGCTGATCAGCGTGGACGCGACGGTGCTGGGGTTCGCCCTGCCGTACCTGAGCGAGGACCTCGGGCCGACGGGCGCGGAACAGCTGTGGATCGTCGACGTCTACTCGTTCGTGCTGGCCGGGCTGCTGGTGTTCATGGGCACGCTGGGCGACCGCATCGGCAGGCGGCGGCTGCTGCTGGCGGGTGCGGTGGCGTTCGGGCTGGCGTCGGTGCTGGCGGCGTTCGCGACGTCGTCGATGATGCTGATCCTGGCTCGCGCGCTGCTGGGCGTCGGCGGCGCGACTCTGATGCCGTCCACGTTGTCGCTGATCCGCAGCATCTTCACCGACGACCGGCGCCGCCGCACCGCTGTGGGTGTGTGGAGCGCGGCGTTCTCCGGCGGCATGGCCGTGGGGCCGGTGGTCGGCGGCTGGCTGCTCGAGCACTTCTGGTGGGGCTCGGTCTTCCTGATCAACGTGCCGGTGATGCTGGTGCTGCTGGTCGCCGGGCCGCTGCTGCTGCCGGAGCACCGCGACCCGAACCCGGGCCGGTTCGACTTCTTGTCCGCGCTGCTCTCGCTGGGCGCGATGCTGCCGGTGGTGTACGGCGTCAAGATCGCGGCCACGTCGGGCTTCACCTGGTCCGCGGCGGTGGCGATCGTGGTGGGGCTGGGGCTCGGGGTGCTGTTCGTCCGTCGCCAGCGCAGGCTGGAGCGGCCGATGCTGGACCTGGCGCTGTTCTCGAACCGGATGTTCACCGCCTCGGTGGTGACCAACCTGCTCGGCGTGTTCGCGTTGGTGGGGCTGTTGTTCCTGGTGCCGCAGTACCTGCAGCTGGTGCTGGGGCTGTCCCCGATCACGGCGGCGCTGTGGATGCTGCCCGCCACTGTCGCGGGAATCGCCGGGGCGCTGCTCGCGGTCCGGCTGGCTCGTCGGGTCCGCGTGCCGGTGCTGGTCAGCGTGGGCCTGCTGCTCGGCGCGGCCGGCTTCCTGATGCTCACGGCCATCGGCACCACGGCGGGCCTCGCCGCGGTAGTCGTCGCGTTTGTGCTGGTGGGCGGCGGTGTGGCGTTGTCCGAGACGCTCACCAACGACCTGGTGATCTCCGCGGCCCCGGTCGATCGCGCCGGCGCGGCCTCGGCCATCTCCGAAACCGGCTACGAGCTGGGCGGCGCCCTCGGCACCGCGCTGCTCGGCAGCCTGGCGACGGCCGTTTACCAGTCCGGCCTGGCCGGCTCCTTGAACGCGGCACCACACGACGCCGCCATGGACACCGCCGTCGCGGCGGCCCACGACACCCTGGGCGGCGCCGTGGCCGCGGCGGGCTCCCTGCCGGCCCCGGCTGCGGAGGCCCTTGTGACGTCGGCCCGCGAGGCCTTTGTCTCGGGGCTGCACGTCACCGCGTGGGCGGGCGCCGCGATCCTCGTCTACACCGCGGTGCAGGCCTACTTCCTGCTCACCCGCGGCCGCCGTCGCAACAGCAGCAGCAAGGAGGCGCCGCTGCCCGTGTGA
- a CDS encoding TetR/AcrR family transcriptional regulator: MPKPSARERILDSYEVILIERGPVEITLDAVAARAGVSKGGLLYHFGSKDALRDGLLDRLVQLNTEDIELARAAPEGVVRYYLRTAITDVTRNLPLHRTTMATIRLVLNDPTAAEVSQRCMNDIRELLLDNAEDRLAAELVMLVSEGLYMRAALGEEDSGSLLDRIDDIAGRLEQP, translated from the coding sequence GTGCCCAAGCCCTCCGCCCGTGAACGCATCCTCGACTCCTACGAGGTCATCCTGATCGAGCGCGGGCCGGTGGAGATCACGCTCGACGCGGTCGCGGCGCGCGCCGGGGTGTCCAAGGGCGGCCTGCTCTACCACTTCGGCTCGAAGGACGCCCTGCGCGACGGCCTGCTCGACCGCCTGGTCCAGCTCAACACGGAGGACATCGAGCTCGCGCGCGCCGCCCCGGAGGGCGTGGTCCGCTACTACCTGCGCACGGCGATCACCGACGTGACCCGCAACCTGCCGCTCCACCGCACGACGATGGCGACCATCCGGCTGGTGCTCAACGACCCCACCGCCGCCGAGGTCTCGCAGCGCTGCATGAACGACATCCGCGAGCTGCTGCTGGACAACGCCGAGGACCGGCTGGCCGCCGAGCTGGTGATGCTGGTCAGCGAGGGCCTCTACATGCGCGCGGCACTCGGCGAAGAGGACAGCGGCAGCCTGCTCGACCGGATCGACGACATCGCCGGGCGGCTGGAGCAGCCGTGA
- a CDS encoding PPOX class F420-dependent oxidoreductase: protein MTDDTALYDLIGSQRNGVLATLKRDGRPQLSTVTHHFDADARTLLVSITETRAKTKNMRRDPRVSYHVGSENGWSYAVAEGIAELSPVAATPDDATVEALIELYRKIGGEHPNWAEYRAAMVADQRLVLTLRIDRVYGMVR, encoded by the coding sequence ATGACCGACGACACAGCGCTGTACGACCTCATCGGCTCCCAGCGCAACGGCGTGCTGGCCACCCTGAAGCGCGACGGGCGCCCGCAGCTGTCCACTGTCACGCACCACTTCGACGCCGACGCGCGCACCCTGCTCGTCTCCATCACCGAGACGCGCGCGAAGACGAAGAACATGCGCCGCGATCCGCGCGTCAGCTACCACGTGGGCAGCGAGAACGGCTGGTCGTACGCGGTCGCGGAGGGCATCGCGGAGCTGTCCCCGGTCGCCGCCACCCCCGACGACGCGACGGTCGAGGCCCTGATCGAGCTGTACCGCAAAATCGGCGGCGAACACCCGAACTGGGCCGAATACCGCGCCGCGATGGTCGCCGACCAGCGGCTGGTGCTGACGCTGCGCATCGACCGGGTTTACGGCATGGTCCGCTGA
- a CDS encoding MarR family winged helix-turn-helix transcriptional regulator, producing MAPNSSATRPKAELELADQLSNELVRFMRLITKAKSQVAKQGPDGIERAAYAILFCLIHEGPQRTSKLAEFLHSEISTISRQSSSLVQHGLVERQADPEDGRACLLAPTTEGLRVFDENRKQRNQWLADVLGDWSQEDRETLNDLFERLNTGIENNFPSLSDTPVVSQAKGA from the coding sequence ATGGCACCGAACAGCTCCGCCACCAGGCCCAAGGCCGAACTGGAACTGGCCGACCAGCTCAGCAACGAGCTGGTCCGGTTCATGCGCCTGATCACCAAGGCCAAGTCCCAGGTGGCCAAGCAAGGTCCGGACGGGATCGAGAGGGCCGCGTACGCGATCCTCTTCTGCCTCATCCACGAGGGTCCGCAGCGCACCAGCAAGCTCGCCGAGTTCCTGCATTCGGAGATCTCCACGATCAGCAGGCAGTCGAGCTCGCTCGTGCAGCACGGACTGGTGGAGCGCCAGGCCGACCCCGAGGACGGCCGGGCTTGCCTGCTCGCGCCCACCACCGAGGGCCTGCGGGTCTTCGACGAAAACCGCAAGCAGCGCAACCAGTGGCTGGCCGACGTGCTCGGCGACTGGAGCCAGGAGGACCGCGAGACTCTGAACGACCTGTTCGAGCGGCTGAACACCGGTATCGAGAACAATTTTCCATCACTGTCTGACACCCCCGTGGTGTCGCAGGCCAAGGGGGCCTAA